A genomic stretch from Falco cherrug isolate bFalChe1 chromosome 1, bFalChe1.pri, whole genome shotgun sequence includes:
- the SRR gene encoding serine racemase: protein MRARPRGRRPRSTEHMAAAPRLALAHVRAAEGRLRHRLPRTPLLTSRSLARLAGRRLLFKCELFQRTGSFKIRGALNAVRSLVEESQRAGGALPRAVVTHSSGNHGQALACAAQAEGIPAYIVVPRTAPHCKQAAIRSYGATLVPCEPSDKSRAETAARVVQETGGVMVHPNQELAVMAGQGTIALEVLEQAPEVNAVVVPVGGGGMIAGIAVAIKALRPDVKVFAAEPRNVDDCYQSKVRGELTPNLHPLDTIADAVKTSIGPNTWPIIRDLVDDVLTVSEEEIKQATRLVWERMKLLIEPTAGVGVAAVLSEQFQAVPRDVENVCIVLCGGNVDLSSLTWLTDLPGKAE from the exons ATGCGCGCTcgcccccggggccgccggccGCGCAGCACCGAGCAcatggcggcggcgccccgccTGGCCCTGGCCCACGTCCGGGCGGCCGAGGGGCGGCTGCGCCACCGCCTGCCCCGCACGCCGCTGCTCACCAGCCGGAGCCTGGCCCGCCTGGCCGGCCGGCGGCTACTCTTCAAGTGCGAGCTCTTCCAGCGGACCGGCTCCTTCAAG ATCCGCGGTGCCCTCAACGCGGTCAGGAGCCTCGTCGAGGAAAGCCAGCGCGCTGGAGGGGCGCTGCCCCGGGCTGTCGTGACGCACAGCAGCGGGAATCACGGGCAGGCGCTCGCCTGTGCCGCCCAGGCAGAAG GGATCCCTGCTTACATCGTGGTGCCCCGGACAGCCCCGCACTGTAAGCAAGCTGCCATCCGCAGCTACGGTGCCACACTGGTGCCATGCGAGCCCAGCGACAAG TCCAGAGCCGAGACAGCAGCTCGTGTAGTCCAGGAGACAGGAGGAGTCATGGTGCACCCCAACCAGGAGCTTGCAGTGATGGCAGGGCAAGGCACAATTGccctggaggtgctggagcag GCACCTGAGGTAAATGCAGTAGTGGTTCCTGTCGGAGGCGGAGGAATGATTGCAGGAATAGCAGTTGCCATCAAG GCTTTGAGACCAGATGTGAAAGTGTTTGCTGCTGAGCCACGCAACGTGGATGACTGTTACCAGTCCAAGGTAAGAGGGGAACTGACCCCCAACCTTCATCCACTGGATACCATCGCAGATGCAGTTAAAACGAGCATCGGCCCAAACACATGGCCTATCATCAGGGATTTGGTTGATGATGTCCTGACAGTCTCAGAGGAAGAAATCAAG CAAGCCACGCGGCTGGTGTGGGAAAGGATGAAGCTGCTGATTGAGCCAACAGCTGGCGTGGGAGTGGCGGCTGTGCTCTCGGAACAGTTCCAGGCAGTCCCTCGGGATGTGGAAAATGTTTGCATCGTGCTGTGTGGGGGAAACGTGGACCTGAGCTCCCTGACCTGGCTCACAGACCTCCCTGGGAAAGCAGAATGA